The sequence below is a genomic window from Rhizobium sp. NXC14.
ATTCCGACATTTCGACCACACAGATCTATACGCATGTCCTCGAAGAGCGGCTGCAGCAGCTCGTCCAGATGCATCACCCCCTTGCCAAACAGGCGAAAAAGCACGAATAGGACCGGCGACAAGGGGCGGAGCCAGGAAAACGCCCCGGGCACAAGGAACGGAAACGCACCTCATGCACAATTATCTCGACTTCGAAAAGCCGATCTCCGACCTCGAAGGCAAGATCATCGAGCTGAAGAAGCTCGCAATGGAAGACGAGAGCATCGACACCACCGATGAGATCGGCAGGCTGGAGGTTCGCGTCCGCGAAGCGATCGTCGAAATCTATTCCAAGCTCAATGCCTGGCAGAAGACGCAGGTGGCCCGCCATCCGCAGCGCCCGCATTTCGTCGATTACGCCAAGACGCTGTTTCAGGAATTCACCCCGCTCGCCGGCGACCGCAAGTTTTCCGAGGATGCCGCGATCCAGGCGGGCCTTGCCCGCTTCCGCGGCCAGCCGGTCGCCGTCATCGGCCAGGAAAAGGGCAACGACACCAAGACTCGCCTGAAGCATAATTTCGGCAGCCCCCGGCCGGAAGGCTACCGCAAGGCGATCCGCATCCTTGAAATGGCTGACCGTTTCGGCCTGCCTGTCATTTCGCTGGTGGATACGGCCGGCGCCTATCCCGGCGTCGGCGCCGAGGAGCGCGGCCAGGCCGAGGCGATTGCCCGCTCGACGGAAATGTGTCTCGGCGTCAAGGTTCCCCTCGTTTCCGTCGTCATCGGCGAGGGCGGCTCGGGCGGCGCGATCGCGATTGCCACCGGCAACAGGGTCTACATGCTCGAGCATTCGATCTACAGCGTCATCTCCCCGGAAGGGGCAGCCTCCATCCTCTGGCGCGATTCGACCCGCGCCCGGGAAGCGGCGACCAACATGAAGATCACCGCCGAAGACCTGAAATCGCTCGGCGTCATCGACGGCATCATTTCCGAGCCGCTCGGCGGCGCCCATCGGGATCCCGATAGCGTGATCGCCGCAACCGGCGACGTGATCGCCAATGCGCTCGGCGAAATGGCCTCGCGTTCCGGCGAACAGCTGCGCAATGAGCGGCGTCAGAAATTCCTCAATATGGGCCGCAACCTCTAAGACAAGTTGCGCTTTTCCGCGATTGGGGCCAAATCTTGGCCACATTGATATTATCTGTAACATTCGCGCTTGCGGGGATGTTCGAGGCACGTCATAGGCTGGTAAGGTTTTATAAAGTATAAGCCGCCTATGATTCCTTCCAATGCCCGAACTCCATAGGCGGACCGGGTCGCACTATCTTTATGGGCTAGTTTGGATGCGCATACGTCATTTTGCCTATGTTTCCGTCATGGCGCTGGCTCTCGCCGGCTGCAACGATACGTTGGAAGTGGCACAGGTCGATCTTTCCAAGGTCAAGAACAAGGTCGAACAGCCGCTCCCTCCCCATATCCTGAACGCCATGGCCGCAAAAGGCATGGACCGCAATTCGCCCATCATGATCCGCATCTTCAAGGAAGAAGGTGCAATGGAGATCTGGAAAGCGAAGACCGACAACCGTTTTGACAAGATCGCCGATTACAAGATCTGCGCCTGGTCCGGCCGCCTCGGTCCGAAGGTCAAGACCGGCGACCGGCAGGCGCCGGAAGGCTTCTACGAGCTGACCCGCGCCAACCTGAACCCGAATTCCAAATATTATCTGGCGATCAACACCGGCTTCCCGAACCGCTACGACGCAGTGAACGGCCGCACCGGTTCCGATCTGATGATCCACGGCGCCTGCTCGTCATCCGGCTGCTATTCGATGACCGACCAGCAGGTGCTGGAGATCTATGCCTTCGCCCGTGACGCCTTCAAGGGCGGCCAGTCGACCGTGCAACTGCAGGCCTTCCCGTTCCGCATGACGGCGGAAAACATGGTCAAGCATCGCCTCGACCCGAACTATGACTTCTGGAAGATGCTGAAGGTCGGCTACGACAATTTCGAAGTGACGAAGCGCCCGCCCGAGGTGAACGTCTGCGAGAAGAAATACGTCTTCAACCAGCAGGCAACCGATGGCGGCGCCTTCAACGCCGCCGGCAAATGCCCTGCCATGTCGACGCCGCCGGCGCTGACGGCAGCCCTTGCCTCCTACGGCAAGACCTATGACGCCGACTATGCCAAGGCGATGAGCAAATATGATGGCATGGCCTGGTACGACCCGTCCGAAGCCGAGCGCAAGGCCGTGGTCGCCAAGCTGCGCAAGGGCCGCGAACTCGCTTTCGCGCCGACAGGCACCTCGCTGGAAGCCGGCCGCATGGTCAAGGTCGCCGAACTCGAAGACCTGATGGCCAAGCGCACGACGCAGAGCCTCACCGCCAACTCCGCGGCCGGCGCCACACCCGCAACGCCGGCCCAGCCGCAGGCAACGACCGTCGCCGCCGCAACGCCTGCGGTCGTGCCGGTGCCGATGCAGAATCCGCTCGCTTATGCCGCGCCAGCGCCCGAACCGCAGGAGACGGCAGAAGCCGCGGCAAAGAAGCCGTTCTGGAAATTCTGGGCGCGGAACTGAACGGCTTGAACCCCGTTCGCTACGATCTTCGCGGCCTGAAATGCCCACTCCCCGTGATGAAGACGCGCCGGAAGCTTGCCGCCATGACAAGCGGCACGCTCGTCCTCGTCGATACCAGCGATCCGATGGCAGTGATCGATATGCCGCATTTCTGCAATGAGGACGGTCACGAACTGGTCGCGACGGAAAAGACCGAAGACGGCCACCGCTTCCTAATCCGCAAGCGGTAAAACATGTCACTTGACGTAGCAGCCTGAAAAATCGGACTCGATAAGAACGACGCGGCGCGCCTTTAGATGCGCAAACCCGGAATGGCGAGTGG
It includes:
- a CDS encoding acetyl-CoA carboxylase carboxyltransferase subunit alpha, with the protein product MHNYLDFEKPISDLEGKIIELKKLAMEDESIDTTDEIGRLEVRVREAIVEIYSKLNAWQKTQVARHPQRPHFVDYAKTLFQEFTPLAGDRKFSEDAAIQAGLARFRGQPVAVIGQEKGNDTKTRLKHNFGSPRPEGYRKAIRILEMADRFGLPVISLVDTAGAYPGVGAEERGQAEAIARSTEMCLGVKVPLVSVVIGEGGSGGAIAIATGNRVYMLEHSIYSVISPEGAASILWRDSTRAREAATNMKITAEDLKSLGVIDGIISEPLGGAHRDPDSVIAATGDVIANALGEMASRSGEQLRNERRQKFLNMGRNL
- a CDS encoding murein L,D-transpeptidase family protein; protein product: MRIRHFAYVSVMALALAGCNDTLEVAQVDLSKVKNKVEQPLPPHILNAMAAKGMDRNSPIMIRIFKEEGAMEIWKAKTDNRFDKIADYKICAWSGRLGPKVKTGDRQAPEGFYELTRANLNPNSKYYLAINTGFPNRYDAVNGRTGSDLMIHGACSSSGCYSMTDQQVLEIYAFARDAFKGGQSTVQLQAFPFRMTAENMVKHRLDPNYDFWKMLKVGYDNFEVTKRPPEVNVCEKKYVFNQQATDGGAFNAAGKCPAMSTPPALTAALASYGKTYDADYAKAMSKYDGMAWYDPSEAERKAVVAKLRKGRELAFAPTGTSLEAGRMVKVAELEDLMAKRTTQSLTANSAAGATPATPAQPQATTVAAATPAVVPVPMQNPLAYAAPAPEPQETAEAAAKKPFWKFWARN
- a CDS encoding sulfurtransferase TusA family protein encodes the protein MNPVRYDLRGLKCPLPVMKTRRKLAAMTSGTLVLVDTSDPMAVIDMPHFCNEDGHELVATEKTEDGHRFLIRKR